CCAGACGGCGCGGCGACGGATGTCGCGCACGAGCAGCACGATGCAGGCGACCGCGAGCGCGGTGAACGCGATCGCGGCGGCCGCCGAGTGCACGACCGAGTGCCACGACATCGGCACGACGCCCTGCGGCGCTCCGAGCGGGAAGCCGAGCTGCGGATCCATCGTGAAGCACCCGGCCGCGACGAGCCCGGCGCCGAAGACGCCGATGAGGAGCGGCGCGGCACGCCGCCCCAGCCCCTCGACGACGACCCTGCGGTGCACGATCGCGAGCGCGATCACGCCGAGGCCCGTGAGCACGAATGTCGCGATCTGGATCCACCCGAGGGACCCGGTGGAGAGCTGGCTGATGGGATGCACGCGCAGGTCGAAGCCGGAGCGCGTGAGCATCTGGATGATCGCCGAGGCGTAGAAGAGCGGCCCGGCGAGCGCAGCGGCCACGGCGAGGCGGCGAGTCGACTCGCGGCGAGCGCCGGTCGGCGGCTCGATGCGTGCCTGGTGATCGAGGTGTGCGGTCATGGTGTCCTCCCATGGGTTCGGAATCGTTCCTGTACCGCTACCTCGGAGCCGACGACACCGCATTGACATCGCCGAGGAGATTCATTCGGGGAGGATCTCCCGCTCGGATGTCAAGGCCGGACCGCCGGCTCCGAGGTATCCGTGACGGCGCAGACCGATGCGCCGCGAAACGAGAGGAACCACCATGAACGACGACACCGCGATCCCCGACACGAGCGACATCGACGCCTTCGGCCTCGGCGAGCAGCAGGAGCCCTCGCCCGAGGTGCGAGCGCTCGACCGACTGGTCGGCACCTGGGTCCTGACCGGTGGCGCAGAGGGCACCGTGCGCTACGAGTGGATGGCGGGCGGCCATTTCCTGCTGCAGCACGTCGAACTCACCCAGTTCGGGCAGCCGATCACGGGCCTCGAGGTGATCGGTCACCTGCACCCGTTCGGCGAGCCCGCGGGCGCCGATATCGTCTCGCGTTTCTACGATTCGGCGGGCAACACGCTCGACTACGTCTACGAACTCGTCGGCGACGTGCTCACGATCTGGGGCGGCGCGAAGGGAGGACCCGCCTACTTCCAGGGCACCTTCGGCGCCGACGACCGGGTCGTCGACGGCGCCTGGGTGTACCCGGGCGACGGCGGCTACCCGTCGACGATGACGCGAGCCTGATCGCCCCTGCGGGTGGAGCCTGTCGAAACTCATCCCGGGGTTTCGACAGGCTCAACCCGCACAGGCTCAACCCGCACAGACTCAACCGCACAGGGCTCGGCCGGCGGGGCTCAGGCGCCCGCCGCCGCCCGCTCGAGCATCGGCTTCGTCGCGAGCAGCCCGAGCCACACGACCCCGATGCCGGCCGCGAGCACGCCGGCGATGACCGCGAGCGAGAGCGGCGCGACGATGATCGCCGCACCCGTGAGGGGCAGCATCACGACGGCCGCGGTGACCGCGGAGCCGATCGCGGTGATGCGCAGCGGCGACATGACCGCTCGGCGACGAGCCGAGTCCATCGTCGGCGTCGGCATGCCGAGCATGTCGAGCGAGCGGTACAGCTCGCCGCGGTCGAGGATGCCTGCTGCCTGGTTCACGCCGACCGAGCTCGCGACCATGAGGAACGAACCGATCACCGTGATGAGGATGCCGGTGCGGATGTCGGCGAAGAGCTGCATCGACTGGGTGTCACCGGCCTCGCCGAACGAGCCGAGCAGGGCGATGCCGGTGCCCGCGAACACGGCCATGAAGCTCGTCATGGCAACACCCGAGACCTGCCGCCAGGCCGCCTTCGGCGACTCGAGCACCGAGCGTGCCGCGAGGAGTCGCGCCGGTGTCTTCGCGCGTCGCGCCTGCGACTGCGCGACGAGGCGGATCACCCACGGGCCGATGAGGTTCAGCACGGCGATGGTGCCGCCGAACGCGAGCCCGAGCATCGCGAGGATGACGAGCACCGAACCCGCCACCTGCAGCACGGCCATCATGAGGAACGCGAGCGCGATGACCGCGACGCCGATGACGATGCGCAGCCAGTGCAGCTTCGGGGCGTCCTGCTTCGTGCGCACGCCGAGCGGCGAGATGACGACCTGGCGGAGGCCGAGCACGGCGCTCGCCGCAGCGAGGAGCACGACGCCCGCGAACACCGCGGCGAGCGCGGGCAGTCCGAGCAGCACGCCGTCGATGCCGAGCGGCTCGCCCCGGAACGGGATGAGCGCGACGAGCGGCACGAGCAGGAAGTACAGCACCACGCCGATGAGCGCGCCGACCGCAGCGAGCACGACCGACTCGATCACGGCCAGCGCCGACACCGTCGCAGGCGTCGCGCCGAGGAGCCGCAGCGTCGCGAGCCGGTCGTCGCGCCGCCGTGCGGAGAGACGGGCGGCTGCGCCGCCGAGCGAGGCCAGCGGCACCACGAGCAGCACGAGGGCGATGACGGCGAGCGCCTGATAGGTCACGCCGATGTCGTCGCTCCAGGTCCAGAACGACTGGGCGCCGCCGAGCACGACGAGGAGCAGCGCGGTGACGATCGCGAAGGCGGTCACGGGCAGGACGCTCGCCGCGGCACCGGCGCTGCCCGGGCGGGCGAGCAGCCACGCGACGCGGGCGATCACGCGGTCACCCCGGGCACCCGCTCGCCGACGATGCGGCCGTCACGCATGTCCACGATGCGCGAGCACCTGCCGGCGACCTCCGCGTCGTGCGTGACGACGACGAGGGTGCGGCCCTGACCGGTCGTCGAGTCGAGCAGCGCCTGCATCACCTCGGCCGAGGTGGCCGAGTCGAGGGCGCCGGTCGGCTCGTCGGCGAAGACGACGGATGCCCCGGTGACCTGCGCCCGCGCGATCGCGACGCGCTGCGCCTGGCCCCCCGAGAGCTGGCCGATGCGGCGGTCCTCCATGCCGGCGAGACCGAGGGCGGCGAGCCATCCGCGCCCGTACTCCTCGGCGCGGGCACGCGGCATGCCGTTCAGCATGAGCGCGAGCGCGACGTTC
The sequence above is a segment of the Agromyces hippuratus genome. Coding sequences within it:
- a CDS encoding DUF998 domain-containing protein, producing MTAHLDHQARIEPPTGARRESTRRLAVAAALAGPLFYASAIIQMLTRSGFDLRVHPISQLSTGSLGWIQIATFVLTGLGVIALAIVHRRVVVEGLGRRAAPLLIGVFGAGLVAAGCFTMDPQLGFPLGAPQGVVPMSWHSVVHSAAAAIAFTALAVACIVLLVRDIRRRAVWPAIGNGVTALVLLLPVTPESASVQVALTGVVAFTWTTVVALRLRRAA
- a CDS encoding FtsX-like permease family protein, yielding MIARVAWLLARPGSAGAAASVLPVTAFAIVTALLLVVLGGAQSFWTWSDDIGVTYQALAVIALVLLVVPLASLGGAAARLSARRRDDRLATLRLLGATPATVSALAVIESVVLAAVGALIGVVLYFLLVPLVALIPFRGEPLGIDGVLLGLPALAAVFAGVVLLAAASAVLGLRQVVISPLGVRTKQDAPKLHWLRIVIGVAVIALAFLMMAVLQVAGSVLVILAMLGLAFGGTIAVLNLIGPWVIRLVAQSQARRAKTPARLLAARSVLESPKAAWRQVSGVAMTSFMAVFAGTGIALLGSFGEAGDTQSMQLFADIRTGILITVIGSFLMVASSVGVNQAAGILDRGELYRSLDMLGMPTPTMDSARRRAVMSPLRITAIGSAVTAAVVMLPLTGAAIIVAPLSLAVIAGVLAAGIGVVWLGLLATKPMLERAAAGA
- a CDS encoding ABC transporter ATP-binding protein, whose product is MSSFVIEASGLSKSFGQTHALAGVDLQVRTGEAIAIMGASGSGKTTLLHCLAGITRPDAGAVGFQSGAGRVEVTALSERERSRLRREAYGFVFQQGLLIPELTAVENVALALMLNGMPRARAEEYGRGWLAALGLAGMEDRRIGQLSGGQAQRVAIARAQVTGASVVFADEPTGALDSATSAEVMQALLDSTTGQGRTLVVVTHDAEVAGRCSRIVDMRDGRIVGERVPGVTA